The following is a genomic window from Bacillus sp. FJAT-52991.
CCAATATCAGCTTGGGGCAAGAGATTCTGCTCGAATAACGAATGTGCCCACTTTAACCATTGAAGCAGAGGAAAATGTAAAATTGATGTTGATCGATCTTCCATAACAGTGAGCGATTATTTCCTTTTGTTACTGGCTATAATAGCTATAGACGTAGCACAAGGAGTGGAATAGAAGCATGAAGAAAGATGAACAAAGACAAGAGGAAGAAAATTTGTCATTAGAGCAAAAAGAGAAAATAGAACAAGGGATCGATATTGAGCCGCAGCGTGAACCGGAAAAACCGAATCAAATGTGAAAAAGCTAGGATGCATCGGGCATCCTAGCTTTTATTAATGAGGTAAAAACACAACTTGATAAAAGAACAGAACAGCAAATATATAGACAAGCGGATGCACTTGACGGAATTTCCCTTGCACGACCTTCAGCAGTGGATAGGAAATGAATCCAAGGGCAATCCCTGTTGCGATACTTGATGTGAGAGGCATGCTAAGTATAATTAAAAAGGCTGGAAATGCTTCATCTAGACTTTGCCAATCAATTTTCGCTACACTTTCCATCATTAAGCAGCCAACAATAATTAACGCGGGAGCAGTAATAGCTGAGATACCGGAAACGGCACTCACAATCGGACTGAAAAAGGCAGCTATTCCAAACAACACTGCGACGACAACAGCTGTTAAACC
Proteins encoded in this region:
- a CDS encoding 3-methyladenine DNA glycosylase, which gives rise to MKKDEQRQEEENLSLEQKEKIEQGIDIEPQREPEKPNQM